Genomic segment of Spirochaetota bacterium:
TTGGGCTATGCAATCCACTTACACCATCCTTTTCATTTGCAAAGCCAACAGTAATGGCAGGGATGCCTTTGCGCATAAACATGATGGAATCATCGGTAAGTTTTGGCAATGTGCCAATATTCTTTTTTGTTACCAAAATATATGCTTTTGCAAGCTTTTCAATCAGGTTGCTATCGGCCCTGTAAAATGAAAGCATAACCCCTGCTTTGTGCCAGTACACCATATTTCCAGGCTCACCAACAAGTTCTAAATTTATGACCGATAGTTCCTGCGTTCTTTTTCTTGAGAGAAGACTTTTAACATAGTAGTTTGCTCCCTGCAGGTTAATCTCCTCGCCAGTAGTAAATACAATCTCCACATTTACAGTATTGTTCACTGCACCATGCTTAATAGTATGAGCAAGCCCCAGGAGAGTAACAACGGATGAAGCATTGTCGATAGCTCCTGAGGATTGCTGCTTTAATACAATAAATCCACCCATGGCAACGGCAACCATCAGCCACTCGATAATGAACAGAATGACAATGCCAATCACAGAACGCCTGAACAATGGCTTTGCCAATAGTGTAATTTTTTTTGAAAGCGCTACCCAGAGTACTATGAGTAATCCCACAAGAATGCTTGGTACAATAAATTGGTATATCTTTGCGCGTTGCAGGTGATCAAAGATATCGGTTTTTGAATCATAGTGGGCAACAAGGATAAGTGTGCGTGTGGTTTCAGGATTGGGAAATTTTACAATTATATTGCTGCTTTCCCTGGGAACAATCCATGAAATAACAGGTTTTACAAGCTCAAATTCGCCTATAAGGATACAGGGGATTGCTACAAGAAAAACAAGCGCAAACAGAGGTTTTTGCTTTTTTATGCACCATGCAAACAGCAGTGCAAGAATAAAACATGAAAGCCCTGCAATAAGCATATTGTACGGATATATGGTAACATGCTGCACTTCAAAAGGTATACCATACTGAGCAAGGGTATCCTGTAAAAATTGGGAAACCGTATCCAGTGTATCACTATGGTTGGGACGCGGAATGGAAATATGTTTTAGAATCTCATACAGGTTCATAAGGAATAGTATGAGTAAATAATTTAGTAATGCAATAATAATTTAATTTTTTAATTTTAATAATAGATAACACAATATAGTATTTATATATATATATTAATTTT
This window contains:
- a CDS encoding M20/M25/M40 family metallo-hydrolase, encoding MNLYEILKHISIPRPNHSDTLDTVSQFLQDTLAQYGIPFEVQHVTIYPYNMLIAGLSCFILALLFAWCIKKQKPLFALVFLVAIPCILIGEFELVKPVISWIVPRESSNIIVKFPNPETTRTLILVAHYDSKTDIFDHLQRAKIYQFIVPSILVGLLIVLWVALSKKITLLAKPLFRRSVIGIVILFIIEWLMVAVAMGGFIVLKQQSSGAIDNASSVVTLLGLAHTIKHGAVNNTVNVEIVFTTGEEINLQGANYYVKSLLSRKRTQELSVINLELVGEPGNMVYWHKAGVMLSFYRADSNLIEKLAKAYILVTKKNIGTLPKLTDDSIMFMRKGIPAITVGFANEKDGVSGLHSPKDNLQRVSMDNIQTMIKTLSNVIATF